The Pararhizobium sp. IMCC21322 sequence CTGAATATGAACTGTGCCGCACGGCGTATTTGAGACGGCTCAGACAGGGTGGAACAAGCAGCATGGACCTTACTGTATCATTGAGCGGCGCACTGGCGGCCGGGCTGTTGTCCTTCGCCTCCCCGTGCGTGCTGCCACTTGTCCCTCCCTATCTGTGTTTTCTGGCTGGCGTCAGTCTCGACGAACTGACCGATGACGAACGGCCGCCAGTGCTGATGGGCCGGGTTGTTATGGCATCTTTGTTCTTTGTGCTGGGCTTTGCCACAGTGTTTGTTGCCCTGGGGGCAAGTGCTTCCCTGGTTGGATCTTTTGTCACCCAGCACCTGACCACACTCAGCTATGTTGCAGGTGTCATCATAATCATTCTTGGCCTGCATTTTTTAGGCGTTCTGCGCATCGGCCTGTTGTTTCGCGAAGCCCGGTTTCAAGTGCGCAACAAGCCTATTGGCCTGCTGGGAGCCTATGTGGTCGGGCTGGCGTTCGCATTCGGCTGGACACCTTGCGTCGGCCCGGTCCTGGCCACCATATTGCTGGTTGCAAGCACAAGTGGCGATCCTTTGAATGGAGCCATCTTGCTGTTTACCTACGCCCTTGGCATTGGCATCCCGTTCATTTTGGCGGCTTTCTTCGCCGGGCCATTCATGCGCTTTATGGGCCGCTTTCGCAGACACATGGCCATGGTTGAAAAAATCATGGGCGGCCTGCTGGTCGTGACCGGAATTCTGTTTCTGACCGGATCCATGCAAACTCTATCCTATCTCATGCTCGAGTGGTTTCCAGCCCTCGGCCAGATCGGTTAGATCGGTTAGATCGGTTAAAACTGAAATAAACCTTTGGAGGATAAGATGAAATCTCTGTTTGCAATTCTAACGGTTGCTTTTCTGGGTCTTGGCACCCCTGCCCTTGGCGCTCAGATCGGCGATGATGGGCTTCACAAACAACCATGGTTCAGCACGACATTCCGGGATATTGCCGAAGATATTGAAACGGCAGAGGCCGAAGGAAAGCGGCTGGCGATGATCTTCGAGCAGCGCGGCTGCATCTATTGCGAACGCCTTCATGAAACCGTGTTGTCAGACCCCGAGGTCGCCGCCTACATTCAGGAGCATTTTATTGTCGTCCAGTACAACATGTTCGGCGATGAGGAAGTCATCGATCTTGATGGCCGCGAGTTGACCGAAAAGACTGCAGCACGCGCCTGGAGCGTTGTCTTCACACCAACCATCATGTTCTTGCCAGAGACCGTGCCTGAGACCGTGCCAGAGGGCATGACAGCCGCGCAGGCCGCTGTCGCCACCATGCCCGGTGCGTTTGGTAAATGGACGTCCCTCCACATGTTCCAATGGGTTGTTGAAAAAGGTTATGAGACGGACGAGCACTTCCAGAAATACCATGCAAGAAAACTGGAAGAAGCCCGCGCCAGCGGAGCTTTGGTCGAATGACTGAAACGGCCAACCGCGAAAAATATGCTCCATATCTGCTGCAATGCAGCACAAGAACCTATTCATAAGTTTGAATTTGTGATTGCCTTTTGCAGGTGGTTATTGCATCCTCACGGCAGCAGTTAAGGCTGCTTAGGGGAGAAAATTATGAGATATGGAAAACTGCGCGCAGGTGCCACGACACTCGCTGCCGCCGGTCTGGGCGCCGGTCTGGGTGTTGCATTGTTCGGAAGTGCTATGGCCGCTGAGATAGCGCCAAAGCAGGTGGTTTACGATGAAGGCAAGGTGTCAGCATCTCTGTCCGGCATGCCGGGTGATGTCGAGGCTGGTCGCAAAGTGATGACAACACGTGGTCAGGGCAATTGCATTGCCTGCCACGAGGTGACTGCGCTTAATGAAGTGCCCTTTCACGGCGAAGTTGGCCCACCACTTGATGGCGCTGGCGAACGTTGGACTGAAGCGGAATTGCGCGGCATTGTCGCCAACTCCAAGATGACCTTCGAAGGTTCAATGATGCCATCCTTCTATAAGGTCAGTGGCTATATTCGACCCGGAAACGCCTTTACGGGAAAAGCTGCGAAAACAGCGGAATTACCACCTCTTCTGACAGCTCAGCAGATCGAAGACGTGGTGGCATATCTTCTGACACTGAAAGAATAATCCAGCGTCAGAATTGCCTTTAAGATAGGAGACAGATCGATGGAACTCACAAGACGCAAGGCCTTGATGCTGGGAGCCGGTGCAACCGCTCTTGCATTCATGCCGTTTACACCTGCCACAGCTGCCGTTGAAGATGCGATAGCTGAATTTACCGGCGGCGCAGATGTAAGCGAAGGTGATATTACCCTGACAACGCCGGAAATTGCAGAGAACGGCAATACTGTGCCGATTTCAGTTGACGCGCCGGGTGCGGTGTCAATTGCCATTTTTGCCGCTGGCAACCCCAGCCCTGACGTGGTGACCTTCAATT is a genomic window containing:
- a CDS encoding cytochrome c biogenesis CcdA family protein, whose product is MDLTVSLSGALAAGLLSFASPCVLPLVPPYLCFLAGVSLDELTDDERPPVLMGRVVMASLFFVLGFATVFVALGASASLVGSFVTQHLTTLSYVAGVIIIILGLHFLGVLRIGLLFREARFQVRNKPIGLLGAYVVGLAFAFGWTPCVGPVLATILLVASTSGDPLNGAILLFTYALGIGIPFILAAFFAGPFMRFMGRFRRHMAMVEKIMGGLLVVTGILFLTGSMQTLSYLMLEWFPALGQIG
- a CDS encoding thioredoxin family protein is translated as MKSLFAILTVAFLGLGTPALGAQIGDDGLHKQPWFSTTFRDIAEDIETAEAEGKRLAMIFEQRGCIYCERLHETVLSDPEVAAYIQEHFIVVQYNMFGDEEVIDLDGRELTEKTAARAWSVVFTPTIMFLPETVPETVPEGMTAAQAAVATMPGAFGKWTSLHMFQWVVEKGYETDEHFQKYHARKLEEARASGALVE
- the soxX gene encoding sulfur oxidation c-type cytochrome SoxX translates to MRYGKLRAGATTLAAAGLGAGLGVALFGSAMAAEIAPKQVVYDEGKVSASLSGMPGDVEAGRKVMTTRGQGNCIACHEVTALNEVPFHGEVGPPLDGAGERWTEAELRGIVANSKMTFEGSMMPSFYKVSGYIRPGNAFTGKAAKTAELPPLLTAQQIEDVVAYLLTLKE
- the soxY gene encoding thiosulfate oxidation carrier protein SoxY, with the protein product MELTRRKALMLGAGATALAFMPFTPATAAVEDAIAEFTGGADVSEGDITLTTPEIAENGNTVPISVDAPGAVSIAIFAAGNPSPDVVTFNFGPLAASHSASTRMRLAGTQDVIAIAKMSDGSFVRAANQVKVTIGGCGG